A part of Solibacillus sp. FSL H8-0538 genomic DNA contains:
- a CDS encoding amino acid ABC transporter permease, whose protein sequence is MNFINWDFLVNTFFVALSGVPVALLVTVVAMAFAVPLGFLLALTRIHEIPVLNFFTKIYISFVRGTPVIIQIFVLYASIPLILDGIFKKYNIDYAIYDINPLWYAFIIFSFNTAAVLIEVFRSALQTVHKGQLEAAHSVGLTTPQAYRRIIIPQALVAAMPNLCTATINLIKATSLGYAISLQEITLKAKVAANFGYNYLEAYIDIFIVYLIVCMTVEYLFKWYEKRLSRYKYVGA, encoded by the coding sequence ATGAATTTTATAAACTGGGATTTTTTAGTCAATACATTTTTTGTTGCATTAAGTGGTGTACCTGTTGCGCTCCTTGTAACAGTTGTGGCAATGGCTTTTGCTGTACCACTTGGATTTTTATTAGCACTGACACGAATTCATGAAATACCGGTACTGAATTTCTTTACAAAAATATATATTTCCTTTGTTCGTGGGACACCGGTTATTATTCAAATTTTCGTGCTGTATGCAAGTATACCGTTAATTTTAGATGGCATTTTCAAGAAATATAATATTGACTATGCGATTTATGATATTAATCCGCTTTGGTATGCGTTTATTATTTTCTCGTTCAATACAGCAGCGGTCTTAATCGAAGTATTCCGTTCTGCCTTACAAACGGTACATAAAGGCCAGCTAGAGGCGGCGCATTCTGTTGGTTTAACGACACCACAAGCGTACCGCCGCATCATTATCCCTCAAGCACTCGTAGCTGCGATGCCGAATTTATGTACAGCGACAATAAATTTAATCAAAGCGACGTCACTTGGATACGCGATTTCATTGCAGGAAATCACATTGAAAGCAAAAGTAGCGGCAAACTTTGGTTACAATTATTTAGAGGCATATATTGATATTTTTATTGTGTACTTAATTGTGTGTATGACGGTTGAATATTTATTTAAGTGGTACGAAAAACGTTTGAGTCGTTATAAATATGTAGGTGCATAA